In Gossypium arboreum isolate Shixiya-1 chromosome 6, ASM2569848v2, whole genome shotgun sequence, the following are encoded in one genomic region:
- the LOC108484469 gene encoding uncharacterized protein LOC108484469: MSMAGETGMEQLTSGASNRIIPILRTLRIPLIFLQSIILYLLLFLFPRRRQTAVGAADEAPQLQAKTARRRSVWRREEEDTLRRRALAEGWDMGFETADGEVRCRWGTSLFFGVRRNALFCRSWLPAADELKGILIIIHGLNEHSGRYTQFAKQLTSCRYGVYAMDWIGHGGSDGLHGYVPSLDHVVADTGFFLEKIKTENPAVPCFLFGHSTGGAVVLKAASYPHIEEMVEGIVLTSPALRVRPAHPIVRAVAPLFSLVVPKLQFKGANKRGIPVSRDPAALLAKYSDPLVYTGPIRVRTGHEILRISSYLMQNFKSVTVPFFVLHGTADKVTDPLASQDLYIEAASKFKDIRLYDGFLHDLLFEPEREEIGQDIIDWMEKRLDGSGRY; the protein is encoded by the exons ATGTCAATGGCGGGGGAGACGGGGATGGAGCAATTAACGTCGGGAGCAAGCAATCGTATAATTCCCATCTTAAGAACGCTAAGAATACCGCTCATTTTCCTTCAATCAATAATACTGTacctcctcctcttcctcttccCTCGCCGACGCCAGACGGCGGTCGGAGCTGCCGATGAGGCGCCGCAGTTGCAGGCTAAAACCGCGAGGCGGAGGTCGGTATGGAGGCGGGAAGAGGAGGACACGTTGAGAAGGAGAGCTTTAGCTGAGGGTTGGGACATGGGGTTCGAAACCGCCGACGGAGAGGTCCGGTGTCGATGGGGCACGTCCCTGTTTTTTGGGGTCCGAAGAAATGCCTTGTTTTGCCGATCTTGGTTGCCGGCCGCcgatgaattgaa GGGAATTTTGATCATTATACACGGCCTGAATGAGCatag TGGAAGGTATACTCAATTTGCTAAGCAACTAACTTCTTGCCGCTATGGTGTATATGCCATGGACTGGATAG GTCATGGTGGTAGCGATGGACTGCATGGATATGTTCCTTCACTTGATCATGTTGTTGCAGATACC GGGTTTTTCTTGGAAAAGATCAAAACAGAGAACCCAGCTGTACCTTGCTTCCTTTTTGGCCACTCAACTGGTGGAGCTGTGGTTCTAAAG GCAGCTTCATATCCTCATATTGAAGAAATGGTGGAGGGAATTGTGCTGACATCTCCAGCCCTGCGTGTTAGGCCAGCACATCCCATTGTTAGG GCTGTTGCTCCCCTTTTTTCTCTGGTTGTCCCCAAGCTCCAATTCAAAGGTGCAAACAAGAGGGGCATCCCAGTTTCGAGGGACCCTGCTGCACTACTGGCCAAGTACTCCGACCCCTTGGTCTACACCGGTCCAATAAGGGTCCGAACAGGGCACGAAATACTACGCATTTCATCATACTTGATGCAAAACTTCAAGTCTGTGACGGTCCCATTCTTCGTTCTTCATGGAACCGCAGACAAAGTCACTGATCCACTTGCCTCCCAGGATTTATACATCGAAGCGGCCTCTAAGTTCAAAGACATAAGGCTCTACGACGGCTTCTTGCACGACCTTCTGTTCGAACCGGAACGTGAAGAAATAGGGCAGGATATAATCGACTGGATGGAGAAGAGATTAGATGGCAGTGGCAGATATTAA
- the LOC108484841 gene encoding uncharacterized protein LOC108484841, producing MEPSPPFITKKLSNLARLSVFMIRKGFSKGKLVLDDLQFLMKRGKIVGKALNEASLSCRSRDVHLSFVSPMEYEFSCRTSPSHQPYVPFNGRKRKAAARYRYYAGRPRGGDGVVLGAMGCRDSGDYVSPKPLKGRRVHISRELPLVLKDHEDDEDEYRVDEAAEEFIQSFYTQLRLQKWLAVMEATDYYG from the coding sequence ATGGAACCAAGCCCACCCTTTATCACCAAGAAGCTATCTAACTTGGCTCGTTTAAGTGTATTCATGATAAGAAAAGGGTTCTCAAAGGGCAAGCTAGTGCTTGACGACCTTCAATTCTTAATGAAACGTGGGAAGATCGTGGGAAAAGCATTAAACGAGGCATCACTGAGTTGCAGGTCACGTGACGTGCATCTTTCCTTCGTATCACCAATGGAGTACGAGTTCAGCTGCCGTACAAGTCCGTCGCATCAACCTTACGTCCCCTTCAATGGCAGAAAGCGAAAAGCTGCCGCCCGTTACCGTTACTACGCAGGGCGGCCTCGGGGGGGAGACGGTGTGGTTTTGGGAGCAATGGGGTGTAGAGATTCGGGTGATTACGTGTCGCCGAAGCCATTAAAAGGAAGGAGAGTGCATATTAGTAGGGAGTTGCCATTGGTGTTGAAGGATCATGAAGATGATGAGGATGAATACCGTGTAGATGAAGCGGCTGAGGAGTTTATTCAAAGCTTTTATACGCAACTAAGGTTGCAGAAATGGTTGGCTGTCATGGAAGCAACCGATTACTATggctaa